Sequence from the Castanea sativa cultivar Marrone di Chiusa Pesio chromosome 12, ASM4071231v1 genome:
catTTTTTCACTTTCATCTTCCCTCTTCACTCTTCAGATAAAGAGTAGAGAGACTGAGACAGAGTCACAGAGATGAAATACTTGAGGGGCGGCGCCGTCGGGCACAGTGGCTAGGCAAGGAACTGAGGAAGACCGATCGGGCACAGTGGCGAGGCAAGGCGAGGAACTGAGGAAGACCGATCTGGTGATCGAGTTTGAATGGAAGATCGAGTTTGAGTCGGCCCGATCTGGTGATCTCCTACTCCGTCGTCCGTTCCGTTGGTTGTTGCGTCTGTGAAATTTTTTGCGTCTGTGAAGTGTGAAGTGTGAAGTGTTTGGCTTGATATGATTTTAGTATACtaggttaggtttttttttttttttttttttttttttttttttttttttttggagaatccgTGGGTTACTGGGTTTGCTACCATCTGTTGGGCTTGCcgtccgtttttttttttttttgagaatctatgGGTTTGCCGCTTGCTctgttacactttttttttccttcagattttagttcaaattttatttttttgcctttttttttgttgaaaaaataaattttttttagggtgttcCTATCTttgattgagggtgttcctaattttcttaaatttgaatTTCCATTACCACCATTAATAATAGTCTTGTATCTATAAAGGAGTTTTAAGTGGATGACACGTTTTCTATTGAAGAAATTTCTTTGTGGAGGAACTATGAGAAGAACTTTTACATTAACTTTAAGAGAGAATCttgactaatatatatatattttatgtatagaGCCGTTATATTCAGAATTCTTTCAACAGTGAGCCTAGTAAGAAGAAAAGTACTTGAGAGTTgcttttagaatttttttccaacaatgagcctaagaagaagaaaagacttGAGATGTTATTTTCAGAATTATTCCAACCACCATTCATGATGGAGGCTTGAAAGTATAgtgcaaaaagaaagacaagaggaagaagatgatgatatggatgaaaaaaagagttaatgcagtgtaattttttctttaataagaagagttaaTGCCTAAATCACTAATTTATAGGGAGTAATAATGATACTACTGTGAATTTTTTTGACCCTTAGATCTAATAGTAATCAACGGTTCACAAAAGGTGTAACTCTTGTGAAGTTACaccattcaatattttttaattggaagtaaattttaacaaatctaccgttagattacattatcttcgtatattctccatgcttgcaaaatttcaaggtgatcaaagattaatttcCATGtcattgataaattttttaaattcaaatttttgtagtttaaaataatgcataaaaaatgagtttatggatcaaatggtaaataacatccaattgacatgaaaattgacatgattgttaagaacatatagaacatgtaattcaacggtgagattttcaaaatacgaattctataacaagttattcggtggtgtaacattgcttagagttacaccagatgtaacttgaacctgaccatatatatattgagaatcAGGACTTGATATTACTTTGATATCATTATAAACCTCTTCACTAATCTTAGGGTCACCTTCAAcgttataacaaaaaataaagaccTTTTTTTGAGACAGCAAAAATAAAGCCCTGTCACAAATGAGTTTGAGGATTAGCTTTGGTGGTTTTAGTCTTCTAGTTGATGAGAATAGGAATAAAGTTATGCTCCtgcaactttttatttttatttttatttttttatatgaaagtaTGCTATTGCAATTACTTCCAATCTTGTAGCAGTAAATATTTCGTTGAAATACTTGATTAATTCTTAAACTAAGTTAGTGCCCAACAATTGCTCATGTGATTCATGCATGTATCAATGATTCCTATCCTGTCACTTCCTCACAATGATAGATTGTAACTTGACACCATTATGGAGCAATAATGAAGGATAGTGATTAGTGAAACAAATTAAAAGACATGagtattttttaacaaaagtttgagcaatagatttttaatttagttgaCATGTCTATTCTAATTTTGTTTGACATGTTATTTGTGGGGTAATTATTGAGTACTCTCGGAGTATTATAATTGcgtatttctctcttttccataATTGTAagtttcattaattaaatttatggtgagacTCACAATTTATGTGAGAGGGGAGAGCACGTATTATGGTACTCCCGGAGTGTTCTATAATTTTCCTTATTTGTGCCCAGTAGGATTTTCTCTTCTCTACTAAAAAGGTTGTCgaattttattttaccttttcattttattttgtttggcaTATTGTTGTGCCCATTTGTTTTGATGTTcagaaagaaagtgaaaagaGAAGATTGAAGTGATTACTAAATTATCAtgttaaccttttttttagtccattgtttatatatatatatatatataatataatataatataatataatatagtccTAAATCCTAATACAATTTGTCAGAATAGATAGATATAGAAATATTCTGTTTCAATGGACAAATGGGAATGGCCATTGCAATAGAATCGACAACATTAATCAGAAAAACTTAAATATCgattaatgaaaatttctatgagtttaatttctcaaaaagaaaaaaaacttaaaaatcttaaaagtttaaaattctcAACAACTCAATATGAAATGGCCTTGAGATGTCACAATTAGCTGGCCCTTTGTTCCCCCTTTCTCCTTGCTAAAACGCCATTAATTAGCTAGTATGGAAGGGTTAAAATTTAAGGGTTTGACTTACCTCTAAttcttttttaacttaaatctctttttgatttaatgaaaaattgctACATCACccactaaataaataaaaggtagaTATTAAACCCACTATCACttgtcattatatatttaaaataaaaagagatgtCTAATTAAAGAAAGTACTAAAGGTAAGTtaaatccaaaattaaaaaagcagGAATGGTGACTAATTGTATTACCAAGCCGGTAAACTAGCATTAGTTTATGGGCTCCATTGAGAGGACTAGCGGAGAAAAATAACTTTTTCCCCCTCCTTTTACAAAGCTGAAATGAGTCATAGAAAATTAGAAACATCagcttaaattttttgaaatggaCACAATGTCATACACCAATATCCAGAAAaggtttaataaaaaaaaaaaaaaaaaattcagaaaagctACTTAATTTAGAGCATGCACGGGCTTaagatcaaaattttaattttggcatttattagaaattaaaagCTCCAATTCAAGGCCttaaaaacagatctaattCAAGTATGATTTGGACCGCCATTAATTAGGCATAGTCCAGTGTAGAACCATGTGAAGGAAAAACCTGCATTTCATTGTCTATTTTAAcatatgtaataatattattttcttgctATCTTTTCTCTCCATCAAtgcttgagagaaaaaaaaaaaaaaaaaaagcttgaaggCACCAAACTAcaagcaataaaaaataaaaatattacaactGTAGCATATGGGGATTTCTAATTTTAGCCTTTTTGATAAGCTTTCTCCCAATTGTGGTctctttaattattaaaaaaaaatattgtggtctCTTTATTATGAGGTCAGAGTTTTAAGATTTattcttccctttttttagTCCATAATAAACATTTTGATAAAATGATGggaaaaatcaatttaaatataatatccttGGAGAAAAATATCACAATCATTTGGACCATAATTTTCTAGCCACATCCTTTTGCCACATCTAAAACCAACCCCGAATACCTCTTCTGACTTCACTTTCTACAACCCATTTAATCCAAATATTGAAactttccaaaattttaatcaaacCCTCCAATATGTAgaaactttttaagttttaaccatGGAATTTACTAAATCGAGAATGATTGCTCTTGGAGAATGAGAATGATGGCTCTTGGACCTTTGGTTCCAAGAGTTGATTTGGTCCCCAAATCCTAATCTAAACGTGTGAATGACTTGGTCAGCTTATGACTTATCCCATAAAGCCAATTTTGGTTGAGCACGCCAAGAGGCAAAGTCTCAAAACCTATCTTGGTCCCCGTGCCTGGCCCAAAACTCGATATTCCCTAGCTTTTGGGTTAGGTTAGTTGTTCATTGGTTTGAATGATTGATTAGAAGTTTATGAATGATGATTGAAATTTGTAGTTTTCACCATAGGTGGTGATTGGGGGAGACCGCAACTCTTTCATGCAATTGGCCTCTTCTCtacacaaacacaaatagaATATTTTTCCCACCTCTCTATCCTTCTTCTCAATATGTTATTATGAAatgtacaaagtttagttacaaaatcgTTTATAGTCTAAAActacaattttattcaatatttttttatttgaggtacattttgacaaatttaccattagattacatcttcttcttatatcttccatgcttgcaaaagttttagaaaattaaaaatcaatagctatgtcattaataaattgtttaaattgcaatttttttagtttaaaattatgcataatatataagcttatagattatataataaataatatcttattgacacaaaatttgacatgtgtattaagagcgtaaagaacatgcaatttaacggttagattttcaaaatatgcagtaatatttattttattgagtaatgtTGTAGCTTTAAGGTACAACtagttttgtaactaaattttttccaaagtaaaatttctaatatGCCCATTTTCAGTATATAcctaaattcatttttttaagggttAAATGCAAATATACCCCCTCAGTTATGAGCCATTATTAAACATAAACACACTTCCTAGCTATgccatgactttttttttttttttttttttaaatcttgtgGTAGTTAAAAACAATTCTTTTATATTTCCATCACTTTTataggaccaaaaaaaaaaaaaaaaaaaaaattctatgaaCATATGTGTTAGACGAGAATCAATGACTGTAATTATGTTTTGACTCCTATGTTGTTCATGTGGTCATTATTTGTCTAATTAAAgtgacaattttctttttatataaaaaatagtcatttgaattattttaaatattactaagatttaaaaagttaatttcaaattatatggTGTGTTTAATTTGACAATGACCTATGTCACGGTATCCTTTctagtagcttttttttttgatacctAGTAGCTTTTGAATAATCTTAATTTGCAAACCCATGCTGTCTGTTAGCTTGATCTTTTAATGTGTCCTGAGAAAAAAAGATGATGGGTATCTGTTGAATTCATTTAATATGTGCTCATATTTTTCCTGAAAGTTGATTTCACTCCACAACCtcaatataatataattctaTTGATCACCATTCATCAAATTCGATCATAACCATGTTATAGGACcctttaacataattttttctgtttttgcaCTGCTAATATAAGATTAGAGCATGATTAGCATGCAAATTCTATTATAATTGGTTGACCACtagaattattttctaacaCCCAATTATGTGTATGTATATCTACTGGGAACTGGACCTACTGGTTGAACATCTGTACAACAAATGTTTCTCATCCTAAAAGTTGTTTCACCAAATACATTATTTCTATATGTTTCAAAAAATTGCACTTCAAGCTAGCAACCAACAATATTCaaaaacttatataaaaaaaaaatatttaattgcaCTTGTCAAACTAATTCTCATTATATCTTTAAATATAAGGTGAAACGTATCTAATTGGCTTATTATAGACAACCCACATGTCATAATTTTTATACAAATCTATAATAACTAATTGAGCTTTCCTATTCTCTGCAAGACCAAATACCTAAtccttaaaaatatcattaaggtcattttcagcaattttttgaGTAAGAAAGCAATTCATTTTAAccttcaaatttcaaacattAGAAGACTAGAACCAAGTCAAGTCGTTTAACCCAATTTACTTCCAACGCAAACGGCCAACGACCCCTCTCTCTATACgtgtttgtgttttgcataatatataatatgacACATACACACACGTATATAGACTAGGGAGAGACACaactttccatatatatatatatacgctCTAAAAAGACTTCTGTTTCATAATAAGTTCAAaacccatatttttttatggCAAACTCTTCAACAACCAAAGCCATGAAGGCATCAATATCCATAGCCGATTCAGCATCATGGTATTGTGCCATAACCTTGTTAGGTTTGATCTTGTTGGCCTCTATAAGGGAGACTGTCACTGATGAAAGTAGTACTGTGAGAGGAAACCAGTTCTTGAACAACCGGCCATGTGATGAAATCTATGTGGTGGGGGAGGGTGAGACCCTCCACACCATCAGCGACAAGTGCGGCGACCCGTTTATCGTGGAGCGTAACCCGCATATCCATGACCCGGATGATGTGTTCCCTGGACTGGTCATCAAGATCATCACTCCCTCCCAGACAAGCAGCTCATGATCGATCGATCGATGTTGAAGTAGTTTTCAGGGAGATAAGTCtttgccttcttttttcttatgacaagagagagagagaaaggagatTTGAACCTACCTTcttttctatggaggaattgaAGACTATCATTGAGCTATACTCTTGGTAAATAAGCCTTTCCAATTCCAACATGGAATATGTAATATAGAGAATTAGACTCTCAAAAGAAGTGAAAATTATAAGgaccatttcttttctttccatcTTGTTTTTTTGAACataccttttttgtttttggttataGAGAAGGCCTAATTTTCCCATACAAGCTTGTATCACTTAAAGAATGAATTATCAAaggaatgaaatttttttgtgttttgtgttttttttttttaattatgtttttttttaaaactttccCTTTGGCGATGGTGTGACTAATAATTCATGGCGGCTAACAGCTTCTTTGCCTTTGGTTTTGTTCTTAACTAGTGAAAAAAAGTCACCTTGAGTTTAGTGGTCTTGTAGAATTGGTAAGCTAGATGCAAAATATGACTTTAAGTACTACTTTGAATTGTTAATTACTACAGAATTTGTTCCAACTTTCTGGAAAAGtcatttattagtttattaatttataGGCATAATGACTTCTGTTTCTTTCTTATATGCTTTTTGGCTATTGATGGTTCATTTGTTTGTAGGTAATTTCCTACCAGCATTAAAGAATAAACCAAAAACTGAAGTTCAATATCAATACcaacaaaataatttatgaaataaacacATAGGCGTGGCGGTCGGGAGGAAAAGCACCTATCAGCGTTGTCATAAGCTATTTGCTCAAGCTTTGTCATAAGCTAATAAGGCGTGTTGGCAATAAAAACCAAAAGCTTATATTGTCCTTTTGTATATAGATTGAATCATAgacaattatgttatattactattattatttatagaGTTTACATTCATAACATCGGCTTTAATGATtacactttttattattaaattaatatatgaattggtttttggtgtagaagaaaattgaaactaagattttttattctaccataaaaaattttatcaattaagttAACTAACACCACAGTAAGTTTATATTATGGTTGTCCTAGCTCTGTTTTATTTCAAttcatttctttgtttgtttcatatAATGCAACCCATTTCTAAGTCTGTGCAGGGCACATCCATCAGAATTTGTCCTCTCAAAAGAATCCAAAATCCCAAATGCGGTTGGTTCCCTCACTAAAATAATTTCCAGCACCAACACAGCTGACAATTTGATACAACAAAAAACATCTTGGTCCCAGCGGCAAACAGGTTGATTTGTGGGTAAGGTCCAGACCTCCAGATATTTAGTGCTATGGTTAATACTCATTTGGTTTTACTAACACTACCAATACACTAAATGAAATGTTCTGGTGAGGTTCATAGTTTGAGATGCCATACATGATGGTTCCTCATTTAAGATTGAATAAGGCACAGATACC
This genomic interval carries:
- the LOC142620951 gene encoding uncharacterized protein LOC142620951, whose product is MANSSTTKAMKASISIADSASWYCAITLLGLILLASIRETVTDESSTVRGNQFLNNRPCDEIYVVGEGETLHTISDKCGDPFIVERNPHIHDPDDVFPGLVIKIITPSQTSSS